The following are from one region of the Alicyclobacillus fastidiosus genome:
- a CDS encoding MarR family transcriptional regulator has translation MDDILQRLEQEVAVFARRMESARTRTYGTAQLDRSAYLLLLFLHTNGECTPREYATTFALDISTVSRQIPPLVEMGLIERHLSPTDRRSSVLQITEHGIEKLQEVRNARRELYAEVLDDWTEDEHRQFLQLLERFNGRLKKRADERAAQQRDGQ, from the coding sequence GTGGACGATATACTTCAACGGCTAGAGCAGGAAGTAGCGGTGTTCGCGCGCAGGATGGAGTCTGCCCGTACGCGCACGTATGGCACCGCACAACTGGATCGGTCTGCCTATTTACTGTTGTTATTCCTCCATACGAACGGAGAATGCACGCCGAGGGAATACGCCACCACGTTCGCGCTCGACATCTCGACGGTGAGTCGCCAAATTCCACCACTCGTGGAGATGGGATTGATTGAGCGCCACTTGTCGCCTACGGATCGGCGGAGCAGTGTGTTGCAGATCACCGAGCACGGCATCGAAAAGTTGCAGGAAGTGCGCAACGCGCGTCGCGAGTTATACGCAGAAGTGCTGGACGACTGGACGGAGGATGAACACAGGCAGTTCTTGCAGCTCTTAGAGCGGTTCAACGGGCGCCTGAAAAAGCGCGCAGACGAGCGCGCCGCACAACAGAGG